One segment of Polypterus senegalus isolate Bchr_013 chromosome 8, ASM1683550v1, whole genome shotgun sequence DNA contains the following:
- the LOC120534508 gene encoding zinc finger protein 501-like, which yields MNKMENGTVNVKEEDCEWEPVHPKWDNLLIKSEHCEQGAVDFKDEPEEESVRIETNKHTSVESVGEEEDGLHLECRDGVVTRIVSSPSRRCTSQESSLQSDTNNTEEMSSARTPEDQPPSTNQSGERDKPHCCSECGKRFYHRSHLQNHMTVHTGEKPYCCSECGKQFPRLTSLHRHTKIHTGEKPYSCSECGRQFSQKVTLLCHQKVHTGEKPYCCSECGKQFSQNASLFSHKRTHMEERPFCCSDCGKQFYDKGTLRKHTRMHTGEKPYRCLECGKGFSRTNSLKCHIRIHTGEKPYCCSECGKQFTKRSSIWRHTKIHTREKLHCCSECGKEFLEKSHLQRHKEIHVGEKPYCCSECGRTFLKMSYLETHKSIHTGENPYCCSECGKRFSRMHSLKRHSMIHTGERRKSGEKEK from the exons ATGAATAAAATGGAGAACGGGACCGTGAATGTCAAAgaggaggactgtgagtgggagCCTGTCCACCCTAAATGGGACAATCTCCTCATTAAGAGTGAGCACTGTGAACAGGGGGCAGTGGACTTTAAAGACGAGCCTGAAGAGGAGTCTGTCCGCATcgagacaaacaaacatacaagtGTGGAGAGCGTcggggaggaagaggatggcctTCATTTGGAGTGTCGAGATGGAGTGGTGACCAGGATAGTCTCTTCTCCGAGCAGACGCTGTACGTCGCAGGAGTCTTCATTACAGTCTGACACAAACAACACCGAGGAAATGTCATCTGCTAGAACTCCGGAAGATCAGCCACCATCTACAAATCAGTCTGGAGAAA gagacaaaccccattgctgttctgaatgtggcaaacgattctatCACAGGAGTCATCTTCAGAACCACATGacagttcacactggagagaagccgtattgctgttctgaatgtggaaaacaattcccGCGACTCACCAGCCTTCACAGACACACaaaaattcacacaggagagaagccgtattcctgttctgaatgtgggagaCAGTTTTCCCAGAAAGTCACTCTTTTGTGCCACCAAAAAGTtcatacaggagagaagccatattgctgttccgAATGTGGGAAGCAGTTTTCACAAAATGCCAGTCTTTTCAGCCACAAAAGAACTCATATGGAAGAGAGACCATTTTgctgttctgactgtggcaaacaattttaTGACAAGGGTACTCTTCGAAAACACACTAGaatgcacactggagagaagccatatcgCTGTTTGGAGTGTGGCAAAGGATTCTCACGCACCAATAGTCTTAAGTGCCACATCAGgatccacactggagagaagccatattgttgttcagaatgtggcaaacaattcacgAAAAGGAGCAGCATTTGGAGACACACCAAAATTCACACACGAGAGAAGCtgcactgctgttctgaatgtggtaaagagTTTTTAGAAAAAAGCCACCTTCAGAGGCACAAAGAAATTCACGtgggagagaagccatactgctgttcCGAATGTGGTAGAACGTTTTTGAAAATGAGCTATCTTGAGACGCACAAGAgcattcacacaggagagaacccctattgctgttctgagtgtgggAAACGATTTTCACGTATGCATAGCCTTAAGAGACACAGTATGATTCACACGGGAGAAAGAAGAAAGAGCGGAGAGAAGGAAAAATGA
- the LOC120534510 gene encoding gastrula zinc finger protein XlCGF7.1-like: protein MDVKEETYETDINNLEIITVSIKEEEEDCPWEFVHPEQNGLDIQEEGSELMTVGIKEEPKEMAVSFEKPKRKSRKCGDLEVRSESRQAVKALEDQPSPSNHSGERDKLHYCSECGKRFCDRSTLQKHTRIHTGEKPYYCSECGKRFSQVIHLQRHTRIHTGEKPYSCSECGKQFSQITHLQTHTRIHTGEKPYSCSECGKQFSVRSSLQTHTRIHTGEKPYCCNECGKRFAQLSGLQKHKHKH, encoded by the exons ATGGATGTGAAAGAGGAGACGTATGAGACAGACATAAATAACTTGGAGATCATAACTGTGAGTAttaaggaggaagaggaggactgTCCATGGGAGTTTGTCCACCCTGAGCAGAACGGTCTTGACATTCAGGAGGAGGGTTCCGAACTGATGACTGTGGGCATTAAGGAAGAGCCCAAGGAGATGGCTGTAAGCTTTGAGAAGCCCAAACGTAAAAGTAGAAAGTGTGGTGACCTCGAGGTAAGGTCTGAATCAAGACAGGCTGTTAAAGCTCTGGAAGATCAGCCATCACCTTCAAATCACTCTGGAGAAA GAGATAAACTGCACtactgctctgaatgtggcaaacgattctgcGACAGAAGTACTCTTCAGAAACACACTAGgattcacactggggagaagccatactactgttctgaatgtggcaagcgattCTCACAAGTCATCCATCTGCAGAGGCACACACGAATTCACACCGGAGAAAAGCCatattcctgttctgaatgtggcaagcaattCTCGCAAATCACCCATCTTCAGACCCACACcagaattcacactggggagaagccgTATTCCTGCtcagaatgtggtaaacagttctCTGTCCGTAGCAGCCTTCAGACTCACACAAGAATTCataccggagagaagccatattgctgtaatgaatgtgggaaACGATTTGCACAGCTGAGTGGTCTTCAgaaacacaagcacaaacactga